In a genomic window of Chloroflexota bacterium:
- a CDS encoding carbohydrate kinase family protein, whose product MDIVLTGSVAYDYLMTFPGLFKDHFLPEKLDSISLSFLVTSMVRHRGGIAPNIAYTLALLGGKPRVMATVGEDFSDYRSFLETAGVDTKLMKVVEGKFTASFFANTDESNAQIASFYPGAMDHAGELSFHDLANQPDLVVVSPNAPDAMVQYPVECQALGIPYLYDPSQQIPRMSGEDLRAGVEGCCALMVNDYEFELVKKSTGMSEAEILGGRAFTVVTRGKDGASIYVGDEEIRTPVVTPAQIADPTGVGDAFRGGFLTGYSHSLDWEICGKIGALAATYCLESKGTQEHSFTPKEFITRFREHFDDDGALDVLIR is encoded by the coding sequence ATGGATATTGTATTAACTGGCTCCGTCGCCTACGACTACCTGATGACCTTCCCCGGTCTCTTCAAAGATCACTTTCTGCCCGAAAAGCTGGATTCGATCAGCCTATCGTTTCTCGTTACTTCAATGGTGCGTCACCGCGGCGGAATTGCGCCCAATATTGCCTACACCCTGGCGCTGCTCGGCGGCAAGCCGCGCGTCATGGCCACCGTTGGCGAAGATTTTTCCGATTACCGCTCTTTTCTTGAAACTGCGGGCGTAGACACCAAACTGATGAAAGTTGTCGAAGGCAAATTCACGGCTTCGTTTTTCGCCAACACGGATGAATCCAACGCCCAGATTGCCAGTTTTTACCCCGGGGCCATGGATCACGCCGGGGAGTTGTCTTTTCACGACCTCGCGAACCAACCCGATTTGGTGGTTGTCTCGCCCAATGCCCCCGATGCGATGGTGCAATATCCCGTCGAGTGTCAGGCCCTCGGCATTCCCTATCTTTACGATCCCAGCCAGCAAATTCCGCGCATGAGCGGTGAAGATTTGCGCGCCGGTGTGGAGGGCTGCTGCGCCCTGATGGTTAACGACTACGAATTTGAATTGGTCAAGAAAAGCACCGGGATGAGCGAAGCTGAAATTTTGGGTGGCCGCGCCTTCACAGTAGTGACGCGTGGCAAAGATGGGGCTTCTATTTACGTGGGCGACGAAGAGATTCGCACCCCCGTGGTGACTCCTGCTCAAATCGCCGACCCCACCGGCGTGGGCGACGCCTTCCGCGGCGGTTTCCTGACGGGTTATTCTCACAGCCTCGATTGGGAAATCTGCGGTAAAATTGGCGCTTTGGCGGCCACATATTGCCTGGAATCTAAAGGCACCCAAGAACACAGTTTCACCCCCAAAGAATTCATAACGCGCTTCCGTGAACATTTTGATGATGATGGCGCGTTGGATGTATTAATTCGTTAA